From the genome of Orcinus orca chromosome 5, mOrcOrc1.1, whole genome shotgun sequence, one region includes:
- the PLSCR4 gene encoding phospholipid scramblase 4 isoform X1: MENQINSPDPRPGAPPEYNSHFVPGPPGPAVPPPAGHPGSLPVGYYSPHQPTTFPLYMQTGGSHPIQYQPGKYPAPQHSAPIVWMPMPTVMPNCPPGLEYLAQLDNIHVLQHFEPLEMITGFETNNTYDIKNNLGQMVYFVTEDTDDYTRNAYRTLRPFVLRVTDCMGREIMTMQRPFRCTCCCFCCPSTRQELEVQCPPGVTIGFVAEHWNLCRAVYSIQNEKKEDMMGVLGPCSTYGCGSDSVFEVISLDGVSSIGSITRKWNGVLSAMSDADHFEIHFPLDLDVTMKAMIFGACFLIDFMYFESSPPQRSSTHN, encoded by the exons GGCCCCCTGGACCAGCTGTCCCTCCTCCTGCAGGCCACCCAGGAAGCTTGCCTGTGGGGTACTACAGTCCACATCAGCCCACTACCTTCCCCTTGTACATGCAAACTGGTGGTAGCCATCCTATCCAGTACCAGCCTGGAAAATATCCTGCACCACAACATTCTGCTCCAATAGTATGGATGCCAATGCCAACTGTTATGCCAAACTGCCCTCCAGGTCTGGAATATTTAGCCCAG TTGGACAACATACATGTTCTTCAGCATTTTGAACCCCTGGAAA TGATAACAGGTTTTGAAACTAATAATACATATGATATTAAAAACAACCTGGGCCAGATGGTTTACTTTGTGACCGAAGACACAGATGATTATACCAGGAATGCTTATCGGACACTGAGGCCCTTTGTGCTCCGGGTCACTGACTGTATGGGCCGAGAAATCATGACAATGCAGAGACCTTTCAGATGcacctgctgctgcttctgttgCCCCTCCACCAGGCAAGAG CTGGAGGTGCAGTGTCCTCCTGGTGTCACCATTGGCTTTGTTGCCGAACACTGGAACCTGTGCAGGGCAGTGTACAGCAtccaaaatgagaagaaagaagataTGATGGGAGTGCTTGGGCCATGCTCAACCTATGGCTGTGGTTCAGATTCTGTTTTTGag GTCATATCCCTTGATGGTGTATCCAGTATCGGAAGTATTACTCGGAAGTGGAATGGTGTGTTATCTGCAATGAGCGATGCTGACCACTTTGAAATTCACTTCCCATTAGACCTGGATGTGACAATGAAAGCCATGATTTTTGGAGCTTGCTTCCTCATT gacttcatgtattttgaaagcTCTCCACCACAACGTTCATCCACTCATAATTGA
- the PLSCR4 gene encoding phospholipid scramblase 4 isoform X2, with protein sequence MQTGGSHPIQYQPGKYPAPQHSAPIVWMPMPTVMPNCPPGLEYLAQLDNIHVLQHFEPLEMITGFETNNTYDIKNNLGQMVYFVTEDTDDYTRNAYRTLRPFVLRVTDCMGREIMTMQRPFRCTCCCFCCPSTRQELEVQCPPGVTIGFVAEHWNLCRAVYSIQNEKKEDMMGVLGPCSTYGCGSDSVFEVISLDGVSSIGSITRKWNGVLSAMSDADHFEIHFPLDLDVTMKAMIFGACFLIDFMYFESSPPQRSSTHN encoded by the exons ATGCAAACTGGTGGTAGCCATCCTATCCAGTACCAGCCTGGAAAATATCCTGCACCACAACATTCTGCTCCAATAGTATGGATGCCAATGCCAACTGTTATGCCAAACTGCCCTCCAGGTCTGGAATATTTAGCCCAG TTGGACAACATACATGTTCTTCAGCATTTTGAACCCCTGGAAA TGATAACAGGTTTTGAAACTAATAATACATATGATATTAAAAACAACCTGGGCCAGATGGTTTACTTTGTGACCGAAGACACAGATGATTATACCAGGAATGCTTATCGGACACTGAGGCCCTTTGTGCTCCGGGTCACTGACTGTATGGGCCGAGAAATCATGACAATGCAGAGACCTTTCAGATGcacctgctgctgcttctgttgCCCCTCCACCAGGCAAGAG CTGGAGGTGCAGTGTCCTCCTGGTGTCACCATTGGCTTTGTTGCCGAACACTGGAACCTGTGCAGGGCAGTGTACAGCAtccaaaatgagaagaaagaagataTGATGGGAGTGCTTGGGCCATGCTCAACCTATGGCTGTGGTTCAGATTCTGTTTTTGag GTCATATCCCTTGATGGTGTATCCAGTATCGGAAGTATTACTCGGAAGTGGAATGGTGTGTTATCTGCAATGAGCGATGCTGACCACTTTGAAATTCACTTCCCATTAGACCTGGATGTGACAATGAAAGCCATGATTTTTGGAGCTTGCTTCCTCATT gacttcatgtattttgaaagcTCTCCACCACAACGTTCATCCACTCATAATTGA